ATCACGCTGTCCCTCATGGCGCTGCTGAACAACGGCGACGAAGTGCTGATCCCGGCACCGGACTACCCCTTGTGGACGGCCTCTGTGAGTCTTGCCGGTGGCCGGCCGGTGCATTATCTGTGCGATGAAGACAATGAGTGGTGGCCGGATCTGGAGGATCTGGAAGCAAAAATTACGCCCAAGACCAAGGGCCTTGTCATCATCAACCCCAACAACCCCACAGGTGCTGTGTACCCGGAGCACATCCTGACGGGCATGATCAATCTGGCCCGCAAACATAATCTGGTGGTGTTCTCGGACGAAATTTACGAGAAGATCCTCTACGAGGACGCCATTCACATCAACACGGCCAGCCTCACGGGCGAGGACGTGTTGTGCATGACCTTCAGCGGGCTGTCCAAGGCCTACCGCATCTGTGGCTTCAGGTCCGGGTGGCTGGCCATTTCAGGTCCCAAGGCTGCTGCCGCGGACTACCTGGAAGGCATCAACCTGCTGGCCAACATGCGCCTGTGTGCCAACGTGCCAGGACAGCATGCCATCCAGACCGCGCTGGGCGGACACCAGAGCATTAATGATTTGATCCTGCCCGGCGGGCGGCTGCTGGAGCAGAGAGATCTGGCCTACCGCATGCTCAACGACATTCCGGGGGTCTCGGTCAACCAGGCCAAGGGTGCGCTGTATTTGTTCCCAAAGCT
The Arthrobacter alpinus genome window above contains:
- a CDS encoding pyridoxal phosphate-dependent aminotransferase, translating into MAEFTQSTKLHNVLYDIRGPLLRKAQQMEAEGHRIMKLNIGNPAPFGFEAPDAILVDMIRHLPHAQGYSDSRGIFSARTAVVQYYQTRGIQNIHVDDVYLGNGVSELITLSLMALLNNGDEVLIPAPDYPLWTASVSLAGGRPVHYLCDEDNEWWPDLEDLEAKITPKTKGLVIINPNNPTGAVYPEHILTGMINLARKHNLVVFSDEIYEKILYEDAIHINTASLTGEDVLCMTFSGLSKAYRICGFRSGWLAISGPKAAAADYLEGINLLANMRLCANVPGQHAIQTALGGHQSINDLILPGGRLLEQRDLAYRMLNDIPGVSVNQAKGALYLFPKLDPEMYPIKNDEKFALELLESQKILISHGRAFNWHQPDHFRLVTLPNVVDLEEAIGRIGEFLSTYKP